The following coding sequences are from one Myxococcales bacterium window:
- a CDS encoding transcriptional repressor, protein MGGKQSEVGSKEPWRTYLRRKGLKTTLQREAIVDAFLETSGHVNLEELLSRAREKNPGVGLATVYRTVKLLEEAGLALSRQFGSGQTLYEIAVVGEHHDHIICKECGYIVEFESDEIEALQEKIARRHGFEIVQHRHELFGLCDKARGLPEGTCPAERAKKR, encoded by the coding sequence GTGGGCGGCAAACAATCCGAGGTTGGCAGCAAAGAACCGTGGCGAACGTACCTGCGCCGCAAGGGGCTCAAGACCACCTTGCAGCGCGAGGCGATCGTCGATGCGTTCCTCGAGACCTCGGGCCACGTGAACCTCGAGGAATTGCTATCGCGGGCGCGCGAGAAGAACCCCGGTGTCGGGCTTGCCACGGTGTACCGCACGGTCAAGCTCCTGGAAGAAGCCGGCCTGGCCTTGTCTCGACAGTTCGGGTCGGGGCAGACCCTCTACGAGATCGCGGTCGTCGGTGAGCACCACGACCACATCATCTGCAAGGAATGCGGCTACATCGTCGAGTTCGAGAGCGACGAGATCGAGGCGCTCCAGGAAAAGATCGCGCGCCGTCATGGGTTCGAGATCGTGCAGCATCGGCACGAGCTGTTTGGTCTATGCGACAAGGCACGAGGCCTCCCCGAAGGCACCTGCCCCGCCGAACGCGCCAAGAAGCGTTGA
- the greA gene encoding transcription elongation factor GreA: protein MGDRIPITPRGLSALREELKHLKEVERPKNVLDIEEARAHGDLRENAEYHAAKEKQGFIEARLRDLEGTIALSEVIDPGKLSGSKVVFGATVHLTDPNTEEDVTYTIVGDSESDIKQGKIAISAPLARALIGREEGDAVTLRTAKGNREYEIVKVEFIPQS, encoded by the coding sequence ATGGGTGATCGCATTCCCATCACGCCGCGAGGGCTCTCGGCCCTCCGAGAAGAGCTCAAGCACCTCAAAGAGGTGGAGCGGCCAAAGAACGTCCTGGACATCGAAGAAGCAAGGGCCCACGGCGACCTGCGCGAGAACGCCGAATACCACGCCGCCAAGGAGAAGCAGGGCTTCATCGAGGCACGGCTGCGTGATCTCGAAGGCACCATCGCCCTGTCGGAGGTGATCGATCCGGGCAAACTCTCGGGCTCGAAGGTGGTGTTCGGCGCCACGGTGCATCTGACCGACCCCAACACCGAGGAGGATGTCACCTACACCATCGTGGGAGACTCGGAGTCGGACATCAAACAGGGCAAAATCGCGATCTCCGCGCCGCTGGCGCGCGCCCTGATTGGCCGCGAGGAAGGTGACGCCGTCACCTTGCGCACGGCCAAGGGAAATCGCGAGTACGAGATCGTCAAGGTCGAGTTCATTCCTCAGTCATGA
- a CDS encoding HAMP domain-containing histidine kinase, translating into MTGKAPGEQPRTGPGSEPASWSRLPGEATQTAIRLPQRRGAFGLRTQVLLGLAVVALFAVISTGTLALWAAADALRQEREATASTLAAAAASAISAATPPERPLAEGGAMNRFDPLLRQLLEGSALVEVSILDEAQNLVASRPPREASDRDPPAARAVLSGVPAVLHYRKGTQGDTELLAYAPVLSGRQVVGLVRVVTRAPPPMIGFLASSGSALVGLALGNAVLLVALGYFLLTALVIRPLRGVEQASARVRSGDPTPIVVEGPREIVSLADAFNLMTASLASQREQLIRTEKLASVGQLAAGVAHEIGNPLAAILGYADLLRGDAAAPDEARLSPDERHTIASRIKTETQRIHRTISDLLAYSRPGREEAGKTSPLEVVKAARDLVAPMGSRLRHTGIEIDASAAWASVVASPERLRQVFVNLFLNAADAMKGQGKVTVSASRESDWLLVRVSDTGPGVPRELYRRIFDPFFTTKDPGQGTGLGLSICRAIVETFGGTLEVVPPLPGEGAVFVVSLRLAAAA; encoded by the coding sequence TTGACCGGCAAGGCGCCAGGCGAGCAGCCCCGCACGGGCCCGGGTTCGGAACCTGCCTCGTGGTCGCGGCTGCCCGGGGAAGCCACGCAGACGGCCATTCGCCTGCCGCAGAGGCGCGGCGCGTTCGGCCTGCGGACGCAGGTGCTGCTGGGACTTGCGGTCGTGGCGCTTTTCGCGGTCATCTCCACCGGCACGCTGGCCCTGTGGGCGGCGGCGGATGCCCTTCGGCAGGAACGAGAGGCCACGGCCTCGACGCTCGCCGCTGCCGCGGCGTCAGCCATCTCGGCCGCCACCCCTCCCGAGCGCCCGTTGGCCGAAGGCGGAGCGATGAACCGGTTCGATCCCCTGCTGAGGCAGCTGCTGGAAGGCAGTGCCCTCGTGGAAGTCTCGATCCTCGACGAGGCACAGAACCTCGTGGCGTCCCGCCCCCCGCGCGAGGCGAGCGACCGTGACCCGCCTGCGGCCCGTGCCGTGCTGTCGGGTGTGCCCGCCGTGCTCCACTACCGTAAGGGGACGCAGGGAGACACGGAGCTTTTGGCCTACGCCCCCGTTTTGTCCGGCAGGCAGGTGGTGGGGCTGGTCCGGGTCGTCACCCGCGCCCCGCCCCCGATGATTGGCTTTTTGGCGTCCTCGGGTTCGGCGCTGGTGGGCCTCGCGTTGGGCAACGCGGTCTTGCTGGTGGCGCTGGGGTATTTCCTTCTCACGGCGCTCGTCATACGTCCCCTGCGTGGGGTCGAGCAGGCGTCGGCGCGCGTGCGCAGCGGTGACCCGACACCCATCGTCGTCGAGGGTCCGCGCGAGATCGTCAGCTTGGCCGACGCGTTCAACCTCATGACGGCCTCACTGGCCAGCCAGCGTGAGCAGCTCATCCGCACCGAGAAGTTGGCTTCGGTGGGGCAGCTCGCGGCGGGCGTCGCGCACGAGATCGGGAACCCCTTGGCGGCGATCCTCGGTTACGCCGACCTCTTGAGGGGCGACGCGGCCGCGCCCGACGAAGCCAGGCTCAGCCCGGACGAGCGCCACACCATCGCGAGCCGCATCAAGACCGAGACGCAGCGGATTCACCGAACGATTTCCGATCTGCTCGCCTACTCCCGCCCGGGCCGCGAGGAAGCCGGTAAAACCTCGCCGCTCGAGGTCGTCAAGGCAGCGCGCGATCTCGTGGCGCCCATGGGAAGCCGCTTGCGCCACACGGGGATCGAGATCGACGCATCCGCCGCCTGGGCTTCCGTCGTGGCCTCGCCCGAGCGGCTGCGGCAGGTCTTCGTCAATCTGTTCCTCAACGCCGCCGACGCGATGAAGGGCCAGGGGAAGGTCACTGTCAGCGCCTCGCGCGAAAGCGATTGGCTTTTGGTGCGCGTGAGCGATACGGGGCCCGGCGTTCCGCGTGAGCTCTACCGTCGCATCTTCGATCCCTTCTTCACCACCAAAGACCCGGGCCAGGGAACGGGGCTAGGGCTCTCCATCTGCCGGGCCATCGTCGAGACGTTTGGCGGCACGCTCGAGGTGGTCCCTCCTCTGCCGGGCGAGGGCGCCGTGTTCGTGGTCAGCCTGCGCCTCGCGGCCGCAGCGTGA
- a CDS encoding Stp1/IreP family PP2C-type Ser/Thr phosphatase, which yields MRIRYAAKTDPGLKRSHNEDFFSLIEDEQVFLVADGMGGHACGEVASKMAADVVKEFFDRTQDEENTWPFKMDKNMSFLENRLAVAIKMANKRIFESAARDAKLKGMGTTVVMGQITGDKFYVAHVGDSRCYRIRGEEVSQLTRDHSLLEDYKDARPDMTDEEEKRFPHKNVITRALGMKENVQVDVRADEIADGDVFLLCSDGLSGMISKELMAETVRNASDLEAAVAGLIDEANKAGGTDNITVLALECRKL from the coding sequence ATGCGCATTCGCTACGCCGCCAAGACCGACCCGGGCCTCAAGCGGAGTCATAACGAGGACTTCTTTTCGCTCATCGAGGACGAGCAGGTTTTCCTGGTGGCCGATGGCATGGGAGGACACGCCTGCGGCGAGGTGGCCTCGAAGATGGCGGCCGATGTGGTCAAGGAGTTCTTCGATCGCACCCAGGACGAAGAGAACACCTGGCCCTTCAAGATGGACAAGAACATGTCCTTTTTGGAGAACCGTCTGGCCGTGGCGATCAAGATGGCCAACAAGCGTATCTTCGAGTCCGCCGCCCGCGACGCGAAGCTCAAGGGCATGGGCACCACGGTGGTCATGGGGCAAATCACGGGCGACAAGTTCTACGTAGCTCACGTGGGCGACTCGCGGTGCTACCGCATTCGCGGCGAAGAGGTGTCGCAGCTCACCCGGGACCACTCGCTGCTGGAAGACTACAAGGACGCCCGCCCCGACATGACGGACGAGGAAGAAAAGCGGTTCCCCCACAAGAACGTCATCACGCGGGCGCTCGGCATGAAAGAAAACGTTCAGGTCGACGTGAGGGCCGACGAGATCGCAGACGGAGACGTGTTCCTGCTCTGCTCGGATGGCCTTTCAGGCATGATCTCGAAGGAACTCATGGCAGAGACGGTGCGCAACGCCAGCGACCTCGAGGCCGCCGTGGCGGGTCTCATCGACGAGGCCAACAAAGCAGGCGGTACGGACAACATCACCGTGCTCGCGCTCGAGTGCCGCAAGCTTTGA
- a CDS encoding rhomboid family intramembrane serine protease, translated as MDPEPATSSVAAETLALRNRLVAATLQTAQDELALVRVDAASALFGVSATGAPVAIITYRGEALEAFGNRLLAVMQAQPGTLYLVIVGGEDAPMRACLEDVARKAPELRSLGLYHLVKAGTLAHVEGRHLGPLEAAAKKLATWPAVSEAELSAEVERAQKRHAEAVSFAQQTRGRFPLVSLILGALCVLVFLRGGTPGSGGMANAIFGAGANYGPAVTAGEVWRLLSYAFLHGSQTHLLVNMLSLYFLGSFLEQVVGRARYLLIYGLSGLGAGAASALLGGEVPSVGASGAIWGLMTAGFGLALKPAGILPPVIASRLKRGLATPLLINIALSFVPGIDLRAHFGGGAVGLALALSGWLGNRTASASAAADALAQGKPVPTPRWITAAAVLVAAAMALCLGIALVKAQELAGRSPQGTAAGTI; from the coding sequence TTGGATCCTGAACCCGCAACGTCGTCGGTGGCCGCAGAGACGCTGGCTTTACGCAACCGCCTGGTGGCCGCCACGCTGCAGACCGCGCAGGACGAGCTGGCCCTGGTGCGGGTGGACGCGGCCAGCGCTCTGTTCGGCGTGAGTGCCACCGGGGCCCCCGTCGCCATCATCACCTACCGGGGCGAAGCGCTCGAAGCCTTTGGTAACCGGCTGCTCGCCGTGATGCAGGCGCAGCCGGGAACACTCTACCTGGTGATCGTGGGTGGGGAGGATGCCCCCATGCGCGCGTGTCTCGAAGATGTGGCGCGAAAGGCACCGGAGCTGCGCAGCTTGGGCCTTTACCACCTGGTCAAAGCGGGCACGCTCGCGCACGTCGAGGGTCGCCACCTCGGCCCCCTGGAGGCAGCCGCCAAGAAGCTGGCCACCTGGCCCGCGGTGAGCGAGGCCGAGCTTTCGGCCGAGGTCGAGCGGGCACAGAAGCGGCACGCCGAGGCGGTGAGCTTCGCCCAACAGACCCGCGGGCGCTTTCCTTTGGTCAGCCTGATCCTGGGCGCGCTGTGCGTGCTGGTGTTCCTCCGGGGCGGAACGCCCGGCAGCGGCGGCATGGCCAACGCCATCTTCGGAGCCGGCGCGAACTACGGACCTGCGGTCACGGCCGGCGAGGTGTGGAGGCTGCTCTCCTACGCGTTCTTGCATGGCAGCCAGACCCACCTGCTCGTCAACATGTTGTCGCTCTATTTCCTGGGCTCGTTCCTCGAGCAGGTGGTGGGGCGGGCGCGATACTTACTGATCTACGGGCTCTCGGGCCTCGGCGCGGGTGCCGCCAGCGCGCTTCTGGGGGGCGAGGTTCCGTCCGTAGGCGCCTCGGGCGCCATTTGGGGCTTGATGACGGCGGGCTTTGGGCTGGCCCTCAAGCCCGCCGGGATCTTGCCTCCCGTGATTGCGTCGCGCCTCAAGCGCGGGCTGGCCACGCCCCTGCTCATCAACATCGCCTTGTCGTTCGTCCCGGGCATCGACCTGCGGGCTCACTTCGGCGGTGGGGCGGTGGGCTTGGCCCTGGCGTTGTCTGGCTGGCTCGGCAACCGCACCGCCTCGGCCTCCGCGGCGGCCGATGCGCTCGCGCAAGGCAAGCCGGTTCCCACGCCCCGCTGGATCACCGCGGCGGCCGTGCTGGTGGCGGCCGCCATGGCCCTCTGCTTGGGGATCGCCCTCGTGAAGGCTCAGGAGCTGGCGGGGCGATCACCCCAAGGGACTGCGGCGGGGACGATCTAG
- a CDS encoding MFS transporter, which produces MLSSTRKIAWISAVTHGLVHGAVLLLPPLLSDLRAEFGVSLLAIVGVANLMQLAFGLAAIPAGRLADRYGSRSMLLLAAGGCTASLTALALAPSFWVLSAALVTLGLSAGIYHPSGLSMLSRGVSRHEQGRAMGIHGVGGNLGAALAPAWSALFAAQLGWRFGFAAAAVLSFVCWALTITLPNVKAEAPVVHSHRAGLASLRDLLLAVRALWRSRPLRWLLVSTTAGGFVYQGVITFLPLHLADSAGGILNASFLMSLVLLAGIAAQRFGGELADRLPRERLLLAEMALFAPVMLLLGLSSGVGLIALALSAGFLWFMAQPLSAAMAAAYADHRDHGLVFGLQFAATFGVGSFASTLGGLLVAKGGTPLAFLGFGVVALLQLGAAMVLVACARRPAVETR; this is translated from the coding sequence GTGCTCAGCTCGACCCGAAAGATTGCCTGGATCAGCGCCGTGACCCACGGGCTGGTCCATGGGGCCGTCTTGTTGTTGCCACCGCTGCTGTCCGACCTGCGCGCCGAGTTTGGTGTTTCGCTTCTGGCCATCGTGGGCGTGGCGAATCTGATGCAGCTGGCGTTCGGCCTGGCAGCGATTCCGGCGGGGCGCTTGGCCGATCGCTACGGCTCGCGCAGCATGCTGCTCCTGGCAGCGGGAGGCTGCACGGCCTCTCTCACGGCTTTGGCGCTGGCGCCTTCGTTCTGGGTGCTCTCGGCGGCGCTCGTCACGCTGGGGCTTTCAGCCGGCATTTACCACCCGAGTGGACTGTCGATGCTGTCTCGGGGGGTCTCTCGCCACGAACAGGGGCGCGCGATGGGGATCCATGGGGTCGGAGGCAACTTGGGCGCCGCCCTGGCGCCCGCCTGGTCGGCGTTGTTCGCCGCGCAGCTTGGCTGGCGCTTTGGCTTCGCCGCGGCCGCCGTGCTGTCGTTCGTGTGCTGGGCGCTCACGATCACGCTGCCGAACGTGAAGGCAGAGGCGCCCGTCGTTCACAGCCACCGGGCCGGGCTGGCGTCCCTGCGGGATCTGCTCCTGGCCGTGCGCGCCCTGTGGCGCTCGCGGCCGCTGCGGTGGCTCTTGGTGTCCACCACGGCCGGGGGCTTCGTCTACCAGGGCGTGATCACGTTTTTGCCTTTGCACCTGGCTGACAGCGCGGGGGGGATCCTCAACGCCTCCTTCCTCATGTCCCTGGTGCTGCTGGCCGGGATCGCTGCCCAACGCTTCGGGGGGGAGCTGGCCGACCGGCTTCCGCGGGAGCGATTGCTCTTGGCAGAGATGGCGCTGTTTGCGCCCGTGATGCTGCTTTTGGGGCTGAGCTCGGGCGTGGGCCTCATCGCCCTGGCGTTGTCGGCGGGTTTCCTTTGGTTCATGGCCCAGCCCTTGTCCGCCGCCATGGCGGCCGCCTATGCCGACCATCGCGATCACGGGTTGGTGTTCGGCCTGCAGTTCGCCGCGACCTTCGGGGTGGGCTCGTTCGCGTCGACGCTCGGGGGCCTTTTGGTGGCAAAGGGCGGAACGCCCCTCGCGTTTTTGGGCTTCGGGGTCGTGGCGCTCCTGCAGCTGGGGGCGGCGATGGTGTTGGTGGCCTGCGCGCGCCGGCCCGCGGTCGAAACGCGCTGA
- the carB gene encoding carbamoyl-phosphate synthase large subunit, whose product MPKRTDIKTVLLIGSGPIVIGQACEFDYSGTQGAKALREEGYRVVLVNSNPATIMTDPELADRTYVEPLTVEILTKIIERERPDALLPTLGGQTALNLAVALGKAGILEKYDVKLIGAQLDAIEKAEDRELFKQAMAKIGLAVAKSGYARSLEEARTIQREIAEQTGEGFPVILRPSFTLGGSGAAVAWNAEEFDAKMLWGLSESPRGEVLVEQSILGWKEYELEIMRDRNDNAVIICSIENLDPMGIHTGDSITIAPAMTLTDKEYQYMRDASIAVIREIGVETGGSNIQFAVNPRTGEVVVIEMNPRVSRSSALASKATGYPIAKIAAKLAVGYTLDEITNDITRETPACFEPTIDYVVTKVPRFAFEKFPGADTTLGPQMKSVGEVMAIGRTFKESLGKALRSLEIGRWGFDYTKEGESLPSLEELKRNITSGGPDRLWQLAEAMRMGLSVDEAYQLTAIDPWFLTQIAEVLSEEETVRGKGAKLLEEPTALARAKRAGLADRRLATLTGTKEEDVRQARQRHKIEPVYKRVDTCAAEFEAHTPYLYSTYESGTVSNSAGSTAPEDEAQPTQKRKIAILGGGPNRIGQGIEFDYCCVHAVQALRAEGCEVIMVNCNPETVSTDYDTSDRLYFEPLTREDVLEILRVEKPEGVIVQFGGQTPLRLAVPLQKAGVTLLGTSADAIDRAEDRQRFGELVTKLGLKSPAWGTAHGLAEARAIADRIGYPVMVRPSYVLGGRAMEIVYDGSGLEHFVGRAFEASRREALASGGGGGDEDAPILIDQFLDDAIELDVDVVADGERAVIGGVMEHIEEAGIHSGDSACALPPYSLAADVIEIVKTQARALAMELGVRGLMNVQFAVPRDSKDVYILEVNPRASRTVPFVSKVTGVPLAKIAARIAIGQTLAQMGVKEVTPKHVAVKEAVFPFVKFPGVDTLLGPEMRSTGEVMGIDTTFEMAFGKSQLGANTRLPFAKEGNVFISVKDRDKPAAAKVALELVKMGYGIVATGGTWEYLNRQGVAAERVNKVREGRPHSVDKIVDGAIHMVINTTQGAEAIRDSFTIRRTALVKGLPYYTTMSAARAAVGALAKLRSGAMTVCSLQEYQNG is encoded by the coding sequence ATGCCGAAGCGAACTGACATCAAAACCGTCCTGCTCATTGGCTCCGGCCCGATCGTCATCGGGCAGGCCTGCGAATTCGACTACTCGGGCACCCAAGGTGCCAAGGCTCTGCGTGAAGAGGGCTACCGGGTGGTGCTGGTGAACTCGAACCCCGCCACCATCATGACGGATCCCGAGCTGGCCGACCGCACGTACGTCGAGCCGCTCACCGTCGAGATTCTGACGAAGATCATCGAGCGCGAGCGCCCCGACGCCCTGCTGCCCACCCTGGGCGGGCAGACGGCCCTCAACCTGGCCGTGGCGCTCGGCAAGGCCGGCATTCTCGAAAAGTACGACGTCAAGCTCATCGGTGCGCAGCTCGACGCCATCGAAAAGGCCGAGGACCGAGAGCTCTTCAAGCAGGCCATGGCGAAGATCGGCCTGGCCGTCGCAAAATCGGGTTACGCCCGCTCCCTCGAGGAGGCCCGCACCATCCAACGCGAGATCGCCGAGCAAACGGGCGAAGGGTTCCCGGTCATCCTGCGCCCTTCGTTCACGCTGGGCGGCTCGGGCGCCGCCGTGGCCTGGAACGCGGAAGAGTTCGACGCGAAGATGCTGTGGGGCCTGTCGGAGAGCCCCCGCGGCGAGGTGCTGGTAGAGCAGTCCATTCTCGGCTGGAAAGAGTACGAGCTGGAGATCATGCGTGACCGCAACGACAACGCGGTCATCATCTGCAGCATCGAGAACCTGGATCCGATGGGCATCCACACGGGCGATTCGATCACCATCGCGCCCGCGATGACTCTGACGGACAAGGAATACCAGTACATGCGCGACGCCTCCATCGCGGTCATCCGCGAGATCGGCGTCGAGACCGGCGGCTCGAACATTCAGTTCGCGGTGAACCCCCGCACGGGCGAGGTGGTGGTCATCGAGATGAACCCACGCGTGTCGCGCAGCTCCGCGCTCGCGTCGAAGGCCACGGGCTATCCGATCGCAAAGATCGCAGCCAAACTGGCCGTGGGCTACACCCTCGACGAGATCACCAACGACATCACCCGCGAGACGCCCGCCTGCTTCGAGCCCACGATCGACTACGTGGTCACGAAGGTCCCGCGCTTCGCGTTCGAGAAGTTCCCGGGCGCGGACACGACGCTCGGCCCACAGATGAAGTCCGTGGGCGAGGTCATGGCCATCGGCCGCACCTTCAAGGAGTCCCTGGGCAAAGCCCTGCGGTCCCTTGAGATTGGCCGCTGGGGCTTCGACTACACGAAAGAGGGCGAGTCCCTACCCTCGCTCGAGGAGCTCAAGCGCAACATCACGAGCGGAGGCCCCGACAGGTTGTGGCAGTTGGCCGAAGCCATGCGCATGGGTCTCTCCGTCGACGAGGCTTATCAGCTGACCGCCATCGATCCTTGGTTCCTCACCCAGATCGCCGAGGTCCTCTCGGAGGAAGAGACCGTGCGCGGCAAGGGCGCCAAGCTGCTGGAAGAGCCCACGGCGCTGGCCCGCGCCAAGCGGGCGGGCCTGGCAGATCGCCGGCTGGCGACGCTCACGGGTACGAAAGAGGAAGACGTGCGGCAGGCGCGGCAGCGCCACAAGATCGAGCCGGTGTACAAGCGCGTGGACACCTGCGCCGCCGAGTTCGAGGCCCACACGCCCTACCTTTATTCCACCTACGAGTCGGGTACCGTCTCCAACAGCGCGGGCAGCACGGCCCCCGAAGACGAAGCGCAGCCGACACAGAAACGCAAGATTGCGATCCTGGGTGGTGGGCCCAACCGCATCGGTCAGGGCATCGAGTTCGACTATTGCTGCGTGCACGCCGTGCAAGCGCTTCGCGCCGAGGGGTGCGAGGTGATCATGGTGAACTGCAACCCCGAGACTGTCTCCACCGATTACGACACCTCGGACCGCCTCTACTTCGAGCCCCTCACCCGGGAAGACGTGCTGGAGATCCTGAGGGTCGAAAAGCCCGAGGGCGTCATCGTGCAGTTCGGCGGGCAAACGCCGCTGCGCCTGGCGGTGCCTTTGCAAAAGGCAGGCGTCACGCTGCTGGGCACCAGCGCCGACGCGATCGACCGCGCCGAGGACCGCCAGCGCTTTGGTGAGCTCGTCACAAAGCTCGGCCTGAAGTCGCCCGCGTGGGGGACGGCGCACGGCTTGGCCGAGGCCCGCGCGATCGCGGATCGCATTGGCTATCCCGTGATGGTGCGGCCCTCGTACGTGCTCGGCGGGCGTGCGATGGAGATCGTGTACGACGGAAGCGGCCTCGAGCACTTCGTGGGGCGGGCTTTCGAGGCGTCTCGGCGCGAGGCCCTGGCTTCGGGCGGGGGCGGCGGTGACGAGGACGCGCCCATCCTGATCGACCAGTTCCTGGACGACGCGATCGAGCTCGACGTGGACGTGGTGGCCGACGGTGAACGTGCGGTCATTGGCGGCGTGATGGAGCACATCGAAGAGGCCGGCATTCACTCGGGCGATTCGGCGTGTGCCCTGCCGCCCTACTCCCTGGCGGCCGACGTGATCGAGATCGTCAAAACGCAGGCCCGGGCCCTGGCCATGGAGCTCGGTGTGCGGGGTCTCATGAACGTGCAGTTCGCCGTGCCCCGGGACAGCAAGGATGTGTACATCCTGGAGGTGAACCCGCGCGCCTCGCGCACGGTGCCGTTCGTCTCGAAGGTCACGGGCGTGCCGCTCGCGAAGATCGCCGCCCGGATCGCGATCGGACAAACCCTGGCCCAGATGGGCGTCAAGGAAGTCACGCCGAAGCACGTCGCCGTCAAGGAAGCCGTGTTCCCGTTCGTGAAGTTCCCGGGTGTGGATACGCTGCTCGGCCCCGAGATGCGCTCGACGGGCGAAGTGATGGGCATCGACACCACTTTCGAAATGGCGTTCGGCAAGAGCCAGTTGGGCGCCAACACCCGCCTGCCCTTCGCCAAGGAGGGCAACGTCTTCATATCGGTCAAGGACCGAGACAAACCGGCAGCCGCGAAGGTGGCTCTCGAACTCGTGAAGATGGGTTACGGCATCGTGGCCACGGGCGGAACGTGGGAATACTTGAACCGCCAGGGCGTCGCCGCCGAGCGGGTCAACAAGGTCCGCGAAGGTCGGCCTCACTCCGTCGACAAGATCGTCGACGGCGCGATTCACATGGTGATCAACACCACCCAGGGTGCGGAGGCGATCCGCGATTCGTTCACAATCCGGAGAACCGCTCTCGTCAAGGGTCTCCCCTACTACACCACCATGTCAGCAGCCCGCGCAGCGGTGGGTGCGCTCGCAAAACTACGCTCGGGCGCCATGACCGTGTGTTCCCTGCAGGAGTATCAAAATGGGTGA
- a CDS encoding HEAT repeat domain-containing protein, with the protein MGLLDIFKSKDERAEKSREKAIARSLNKYAQSPDRLRALEALAQDGSEEALFGMLRRFGFQYDKSIDDEQEKEWVFETLAGKGDKALAPVRRYLKSADSVSWPLRLLSQIAASRQQEVEVLGEVLERHEPGYERDPTKKIQILTHLGQIKEAGISKLVAPYLEDMDEGVRYAAAEALLRHKEEATSRTALLTVFVSEGEDSVRLRRRIAEGFADLGWSTGELRAAVEAKLPDGFQLDKAGHVQKK; encoded by the coding sequence ATGGGGCTGCTGGACATATTCAAGTCCAAGGACGAGCGCGCCGAGAAGTCGCGGGAGAAGGCCATCGCGCGATCACTCAACAAGTACGCGCAATCTCCCGATCGGCTTCGGGCGCTCGAAGCTTTGGCGCAAGATGGGTCCGAGGAGGCGCTCTTTGGCATGTTGCGTCGATTCGGTTTTCAATACGACAAGTCGATCGACGACGAGCAGGAAAAGGAGTGGGTGTTCGAGACCCTGGCGGGCAAAGGCGACAAGGCGCTGGCCCCCGTGCGCCGCTACCTGAAAAGCGCCGATTCCGTGTCTTGGCCCTTGCGCCTGCTGTCTCAGATTGCGGCTTCGAGGCAACAGGAGGTGGAGGTCTTGGGAGAGGTGCTCGAACGCCACGAGCCCGGCTATGAACGCGATCCCACGAAGAAGATCCAAATCTTGACTCATCTCGGCCAAATCAAGGAGGCGGGCATCTCGAAGCTGGTGGCCCCCTACCTGGAAGACATGGACGAAGGGGTCCGCTACGCCGCAGCCGAGGCGCTCTTGCGCCATAAGGAAGAAGCCACGAGCCGCACGGCGCTGCTCACGGTCTTCGTGTCGGAGGGCGAGGACAGTGTGCGCCTGCGCCGGCGCATCGCCGAGGGGTTCGCGGACCTCGGCTGGTCCACGGGCGAGCTCCGCGCCGCCGTGGAAGCCAAGTTGCCCGACGGATTCCAGCTGGACAAAGCCGGCCACGTCCAAAAGAAATAG